The segment GCGCAACCAATACCGAACCGAGAAATGCAGCAGCTCCCGACTGAATCAATAAATTGCGGCTGAAGTCGAAATTCTCCGGACTCTGCTTTCGCAACACCCCTTTTGAAGAAAATATAAAGTATAGGGAGTATACGAAGAAAAACAGAAACAAAGGCATGTAGGTAAAAAACCCCGGACGACCATAGCTAAAGAAAAGCAATCCGCGATAAATATATAGCTTATCCCAAGGTCGCAAAAACATCGTAGGCTGATTAAAAGAAAAACGAGGCCCAAGAGGTAAACCGTACATATGCATCTGAACGAAAAGGAGCAGCAGTAATCCGCAAGCAGCACCGATTACGTAAAAGACGGCTGGAATTCGCGTCTGTTTGTTCTGCCTTAGTCCGAGTAATAGAAACAACGAAAACGAGATGATAAAGACGATCGATTCCACGCGAAACCATGCGGCGGAAGCGGAGATGAAACCCACCAGAAAATATGAATAAGGAAACCGTCGGAAAGAGTTTTTTAATATAAAAAAAGCTCCCGAAAAAAATAAAAAGGAAGCGATCGCAACATCAGGAAAAAAATATCCATTAATAACGAATGGAGATCCTAAAACGAGAATGAACAGGAATAATAGATCCCATTCCCATAAAATCGACAGCATCAAAAGGGTGACTGCGACAATAAGTGCGGTAATTATATAAACGGCCTCGATCCCTCCCCAAGGTAAAATCGCGGCATAAAAATACCCGAGCGCGACCGGAAAAGGACTTACGATTTTCTCGCGAATCCGAATGCATTCAGTCGGACAAAATTCGGACTCCGGATCCAGTTTTGCCGAAGGTAAGTCCAATGATCCTGAAGTAAAACCGCTTCTATAAATGGATTCTCCTAAGATAAATTTCGCAAGATGGTCCGAATAAAGCTGCTGAGAGGGCTTCAGCAGGAAAGGATAAAGAAGAGGCGCCAGAAGTAGGAATACGAGCAGAGTCTTTCGAAAATAATTGGATTGGAAAAACGGCACGGTTGTAAAAGTAGGGTTCAAAAGATCAGGGACAATCTTTTTTTAGCCCGAGCCTTCTTTTGTCAAATAGGTTGACGCGGTTTATCGGAGCAATACGTTGCCTACCAAACAAGAGGACGCAAATGAAGAAATCTCTCCTTTTCATTCTTAGTTTTTATCTTTACGGTAGTTACTTTGGAATCCTCGCTCAGGAGACCTCGAATCCGACGCCGGCTACACCTCCCAGGGATAAAATGGTCTGTACACGGATCGATCTAGAAATCATCGGCACCAGCTATAACGAAGGCCTCCGTTGCGAAACCAAAGACGCTATTTGTTATATGATTGAGGGATTCGCAATGAGCTGCTTTCCGAAACCTAAAAGTACGCCCGGACAGTAAAATTTATCGGATTATCGGGAAAGGAAACTGTAGTAATGGCAAGTCAGTCCCAAATAAAAAAGGCGTCATCAAGACGCCCTCCAATGATAATGGATTTCTAGGATTTGAGACGATTAAAGATTGTTCAAGAATTCTTGAGTCTTTTGAGCTTCTCTTTCCAAAGCTGCTGCTTGTTTCAGAAATTTTGCCGATTGAGCATTGCTAGCTAGAAATTTTCCGCCGGTAGAACGTTTTGCAAGAGCTCTTAACTCTTCGGCACGCTCAGACTTTTGCTGAGCAAGCGCTTTCAGGTATGTCCCAACAGCAATTTTTTGTTCTTTAGTTACGGCAGCCGAAACCAAGGCTTGCTCCAATAGACGATCCTCGGTGTCTTGCGAAACCGCGAAGATAGAAGAGCCAGCTAAAAATCCAGCGACCAGAAGTAGAGAAATGATTTTGTTAACTTTCATGAATTTGAAACCTCTCGGTGAACTATTTATATTTTTAATTCTCGTTATCGCTTATATCCATAAGACCTATTCCACTTTCCAAATGATACTAAAAAATCAAAAAAAATAAAAAATCAATTTAAATAGTTAAACAAACCCAAACGCATAATAATATCGTTTATTATATTTGTATAATTTTACGAAACATTGCGTTTCACTGCCCCATATAGTGCGTAAAGCAAATAAAAGAGGCGAATTCAAAAGCAGTGCTACAAACCTGCTTCCTTCTCGTACAATCATCGTCTAGTTAGTCCGATTTTTCAAGAAAAAAGTATATAACAAAAACCAAAAATGCTTACTTTTTGAGCACATTTATTAAGCAATATGCTAACATTATAGGCAAAAATTGGGCAAAAACCCTCTTTTTTAAGGATTTTCGAAAAATGCGATTTTGCGCAAGGATCGCTTTTCCGATGCGACTCTTTGGATATTTTGGTAGCAGATTTTCTCTTAAAAGGATTTGGCAAATGCGTTATTTACATGCGATGATTCGCGTTTTGGATTTAGATGCGGCGTTGGACTTCTTCTGCGACAAGTTAGGATTGAAAGAAACTAGGCGAAGTGAGCATCCGGAAGGAAAATTCACTCTCGTATTCTTATCGGAAGGATCGCCTAACGCACCCGAGATCGAACTAACCTATAACTGGGATCAAAAAGAGCGATATACCTTTGGAAGGAATTTCGGCCACTTAGCCTTCGAAGTGGAAAATATATATCAAGTATGCGAGCGGTTGCAATCGAAAGGTGTCATCATCAATCGTCCACCCCGGGACGGTCGAATGGCTTTCGTTCGTTCTCCCGATTTGATTTCTATCGAATTATTGCAAAGAGGAAAGTCTCTGGAACCTTCGGAGCCTTGGAAGAGTATGCAGAATACCGGAGAGTGGTAGGCTAGGTTTCCGTTATTTCTCGAGGGACCTATATTCTTCTAATAAAAGATATACGGATTTCTGAAATAAATCCTCCAATTCCTTCGGTTGAATTTCCTCAAGGCTGCTCCCTTCTTTCCAAAGGAAGGGGAGTAGACCGTCTAGATTGGTAGATTCAAAGCGCAAAGTTTGTCCGCTTTCGCTATACGGAATTCCGGCGAGAAAAAGTTTCGCCTTAAAAAGCGCATCCGATCTGCAGATCCAGATTACCGACTTCGGCTCATGCACCGGAAACAAACCTGCATGCACGACCTGATCCTCCCAGGTTTCGCGATGAGTTCCTTTTTTTTGAAAGAGTACGTCACCCTGAAGAATCTCGGCTTCCAAAATCTTAGGAAGGATCAAACGCTTCTTAACCTTTTCGGATCGATCATAGGCCAGGAGATAGTAGTCCTCTCCTCCTTTTCTCAATAAACGAATCGGATCCACTTCCAAGGAATAGGATTCTTCCGGAAAGGTTTTATAATATTTCAATCTTAACGGACTTCGGTTTTTAAGCGCTTCCAGAATGGAAAATGCGACCTCTCCTAATTCATCCGAAATATCTTTGGGATCTTCTTTTAAATCCGGAAAAGCACCTAATTCACCAGCAAAGATTTTCTGCGCGGCGGAATATAATTCATAACGAGGCGATTGTGAATACGCTTCCAGCAGAATGGCGGAAATTTCCCTGAGTTCGTCGGGTGAAAATTTAAGCGACTTCGCCGACGGATCCGTTTCCAAAATGTAAACGAAGTCTTTCGTATTCTTCTGAGGGTAATAACGAATGTGAAAACCTAGATTTTCCAACTCCTCTATATCGCGAGAAAGCTTTCTCCGGTCCGAGTCCTTGTTTTCGTTATCGTAGAATTCTCCCATGATCTCTTTTAAGGACGAAAGGGTTAACCCATCTTGAAATTGAAAGAAATTAAAAAGCAAAGTCAGAAGACGAGACTCCGTAGGATTCATTTCCCGGGGTTCGATTCCAAGCTCGAGATCGTTATCAAGTTCTTCTTCTTTCATGCCTACGATCAGAGAATCATCTATCGTCCCGGCCTAGCAACCAGAAATCTCCAATTCGAGAGGAACTCCCCTCCGGCATAAAAAACCGCTTGAAGAACGGGAAAGAAAGGAAAAACTCCGAATGCCCGTAAGGGATAAATTGCGAATAGAATAGGAATCGCTATGGCAAAAATTATAGGATACATCATACCGAATATTATAGGTTTGATTTTAATTGTTTTGGGTTGGTGGACGACGATCATCAATGTGGCTACGCTTCGTTTTTCGGGCGAATCGTACTTCAACAAATGGACCTACACCGGATTAATAATGATCATAGTTGGAGCCTACCTTCCAGAAATTTGGATAGGACTCCGAAATAAACTATTTGGTACGAAATCCGAGACCTAGATTTCCTGCCGCAAAAATTGTCTAGACTTTCTTCGGCACTTCGTTAAAGTTTCCGTCTCAGGACCTGACTCCTAGCCCTCGGTATGAATTTGAAAAAAATCTTTACGAGCTAGGTACATGTACTATAATGCGACATAATATAGAGATTGGAACCTGAGACGGTCAATGAGCACGGAAACCGAAGTTCTAGATAAAGCTACCCGAAAGAAAACGGATATTGAGTATAATAAGCCCACTCTTTCTAGAGAGGACCTCAAAACCGTGCTCGAGGCGTTAGTAGAAGATCATCTCTCGACCGGGTCGGTAACTTCTAAATTTGAAAAGGCCTTCTCTTCCACATTTCGAACGAAGAACGTCATTTCGGCAAATAGCTTAACAGCTGCGTACCACCTCGCATTTCTTTCCTTGGAAATTCAACCGGGGGATAAGGTAGCTCTATCAACGTACGCACCCTTAGCTGCGCTCGATGCAATTTTTCTGATTCAAGCTCAACCCTTAGTTATCGATTTAGAAAGACATTCCTTTCATATTAGCATTGCCGGAGTCGCCTCGGCATTGGAAGATCCTTCGGTAAAGGCGATCGTGGTCGATCATACGTTCGGATCTCTGTTAGACTTTTCAAAATACGATTTTAAAGGCATCCCCGTTATAGAAGATTTCTCGGAAGCTGTAGGCGCGAGAACCGAGACGTTTACTCCTGGAAGACAGGGAAAGATCTCCATTTGCGGACTTTCGGTCGAGTATCTGATCACAACCGGAAACGGAGCCTTAATTTGTACGGACGACGATTCGATATCTAAAAAAATTCGGGCTCGAAAAAACGGCAAAGACCCTTATCCGAGAAAAGACTGCCAGCCTCGTATGGATTACGACATGATCGATTACCAGGCCGCCTTGGGTATCGAGCAGCTTTCTAATTTGGGAGTGATACTGGAACGGAAACGTAAAATCGCTCAAATTTACTT is part of the Leptospira broomii serovar Hurstbridge str. 5399 genome and harbors:
- a CDS encoding VOC family protein; this translates as MRYLHAMIRVLDLDAALDFFCDKLGLKETRRSEHPEGKFTLVFLSEGSPNAPEIELTYNWDQKERYTFGRNFGHLAFEVENIYQVCERLQSKGVIINRPPRDGRMAFVRSPDLISIELLQRGKSLEPSEPWKSMQNTGEW
- a CDS encoding helix-turn-helix transcriptional regulator, producing the protein MKEEELDNDLELGIEPREMNPTESRLLTLLFNFFQFQDGLTLSSLKEIMGEFYDNENKDSDRRKLSRDIEELENLGFHIRYYPQKNTKDFVYILETDPSAKSLKFSPDELREISAILLEAYSQSPRYELYSAAQKIFAGELGAFPDLKEDPKDISDELGEVAFSILEALKNRSPLRLKYYKTFPEESYSLEVDPIRLLRKGGEDYYLLAYDRSEKVKKRLILPKILEAEILQGDVLFQKKGTHRETWEDQVVHAGLFPVHEPKSVIWICRSDALFKAKLFLAGIPYSESGQTLRFESTNLDGLLPFLWKEGSSLEEIQPKELEDLFQKSVYLLLEEYRSLEK
- a CDS encoding LIC10421/LIC12816 family protein; translated protein: MKVNKIISLLLVAGFLAGSSIFAVSQDTEDRLLEQALVSAAVTKEQKIAVGTYLKALAQQKSERAEELRALAKRSTGGKFLASNAQSAKFLKQAAALEREAQKTQEFLNNL
- a CDS encoding DegT/DnrJ/EryC1/StrS family aminotransferase; translated protein: MSTETEVLDKATRKKTDIEYNKPTLSREDLKTVLEALVEDHLSTGSVTSKFEKAFSSTFRTKNVISANSLTAAYHLAFLSLEIQPGDKVALSTYAPLAALDAIFLIQAQPLVIDLERHSFHISIAGVASALEDPSVKAIVVDHTFGSLLDFSKYDFKGIPVIEDFSEAVGARTETFTPGRQGKISICGLSVEYLITTGNGALICTDDDSISKKIRARKNGKDPYPRKDCQPRMDYDMIDYQAALGIEQLSNLGVILERKRKIAQIYLQSLQGSQVSSHYNDPASETFNRFVILAPGNYEQVERYFRSLQIGTRRTMEEPIHHILELPNADFPNGERLFQRGHCIPVYPNLTKDNIQRISQAIRRIY
- a CDS encoding LA_3751/LA_3752 family putative glycosyltransferase, which translates into the protein MNPTFTTVPFFQSNYFRKTLLVFLLLAPLLYPFLLKPSQQLYSDHLAKFILGESIYRSGFTSGSLDLPSAKLDPESEFCPTECIRIREKIVSPFPVALGYFYAAILPWGGIEAVYIITALIVAVTLLMLSILWEWDLLFLFILVLGSPFVINGYFFPDVAIASFLFFSGAFFILKNSFRRFPYSYFLVGFISASAAWFRVESIVFIISFSLFLLLGLRQNKQTRIPAVFYVIGAACGLLLLLFVQMHMYGLPLGPRFSFNQPTMFLRPWDKLYIYRGLLFFSYGRPGFFTYMPLFLFFFVYSLYFIFSSKGVLRKQSPENFDFSRNLLIQSGAAAFLGSVLVAPNDGIIDFGTRYLHLAIPSFVGFAILVLKESSGYRQKLIKSFVIVLALYSTFVTVSYTQILAKYGKQSTGMHKLYVEQKPDLVVVQIRTYTQIMGKNFFVTPCVTLFDAAALNKFFSKNDPNQFAKILFVQAKVLTDRNADPNRPFEHNTYYDSVNSILGKTFTPVLVENKPDIIVFSMEKR